One segment of Bradyrhizobium sp. CB2312 DNA contains the following:
- a CDS encoding alpha/beta fold hydrolase: protein MTPVARSRGSKTLQVYVATTRERDKSWANVFTANVANSLNFARFAVSVPPNHKPGEIEMPTNVPDPQSSFAVVDQALISEADFLRALALQGDTRRKRHKVFVFVHGFNNSFQESLFRLTQLQADAEIDGIPILFSWPSQGQVTAYEADKEAASYSHRHLMTLLTMLSSSPEVSDILLVAHSMGAMLTVDALRELRAQGMNRVMARLGGVVLAAPDIDARAFRDQVVAIGPLKPPLLVLVSKDDGALRASSAINGGVLRAGAINVEDPVVQEAAIKAKVQVVDISRLALHDNLGHDQFISVAVLYSRFRHLTSPYRNSPGTFSFGDDAGPVVGPVDVRALATAQ, encoded by the coding sequence TTGACCCCGGTCGCGCGCTCGCGTGGCTCCAAGACGCTGCAGGTCTACGTGGCGACCACGCGCGAGCGCGACAAGTCCTGGGCAAACGTATTTACCGCGAACGTCGCCAATTCGCTGAACTTTGCGAGGTTTGCCGTCTCGGTCCCGCCGAATCACAAGCCCGGCGAGATCGAGATGCCGACCAATGTCCCCGATCCGCAGAGTAGCTTTGCTGTCGTGGATCAGGCGCTGATAAGCGAGGCCGACTTCCTTAGGGCCCTCGCTTTGCAGGGCGACACTCGCCGGAAAAGGCACAAGGTCTTCGTCTTCGTTCATGGGTTTAACAACAGCTTTCAGGAGTCGTTGTTCCGACTGACTCAATTGCAAGCGGACGCCGAAATTGATGGGATCCCAATCTTGTTCTCGTGGCCGTCGCAAGGCCAAGTGACCGCCTATGAAGCCGACAAGGAAGCGGCCAGTTACTCTCATCGTCATTTGATGACGCTCCTCACAATGTTGAGCAGCAGTCCCGAGGTCAGCGACATTCTACTGGTAGCCCACAGTATGGGGGCCATGTTGACCGTGGACGCTCTGCGGGAGCTTCGTGCCCAAGGCATGAACCGCGTGATGGCTCGTTTAGGGGGTGTCGTGCTGGCGGCACCTGACATCGACGCGCGAGCATTCCGCGATCAGGTCGTAGCGATCGGCCCACTTAAGCCGCCCTTATTGGTTCTAGTGTCAAAGGATGATGGGGCCCTTCGAGCGTCCAGTGCTATCAACGGCGGTGTTCTTCGAGCTGGCGCTATCAATGTTGAAGATCCGGTAGTGCAGGAAGCTGCGATAAAGGCCAAGGTTCAAGTCGTTGATATTTCAAGACTCGCCTTGCACGACAATCTGGGGCATGACCAGTTCATCAGCGTCGCTGTGTTGTATTCGAGATTTCGACATCTAACGTCACCGTATCGCAACTCGCCTGGCACATTCAGTTTTGGAGACGATGCGGGGCCCGTCGTTGGGCCGGTTGACGTAAGAGCTCTGGCTACGGCGCAATGA
- a CDS encoding DUF3141 domain-containing protein translates to MSPNGVEIDRQRRPFIVVDPRTGRGPGVGDFKGGRQDRCRDRGGASLLDAVFEQMGEGMAINAPFSTAGPGHRSGH, encoded by the coding sequence ATTTCTCCGAATGGCGTCGAGATCGACCGGCAGAGGCGGCCGTTCATCGTGGTCGATCCTCGCACCGGACGTGGTCCGGGTGTCGGCGACTTCAAGGGTGGACGGCAAGATCGATGTCGCGATCGAGGCGGGGCATCCCTGCTAGATGCGGTATTCGAACAGATGGGAGAGGGGATGGCGATCAACGCGCCTTTCTCGACCGCGGGGCCAGGGCATCGCAGCGGTCATTGA
- a CDS encoding acetate/propionate family kinase, which translates to MDTILVVNAGSSSVKFEIFSVEGEGRLSRQIRGQMDGIGSRPRLRASGAKCEPVADRAYLLEAVPDVPAAMDLAGEWLRDELRIRPIAVGHRVVHGGPDYDQPMLIDRSVVARLERFSNLAPLHQPHNLSPIRSILASDPTLPQVACFDTAFHRTHGALADHYAIPHQLHAEGVRRYGFHGLSYEYIASTLPSVAPDIAKRRVIVAHLGSGASMCAIDQGRSVESTMGFTALDGLPMGTRPGQLDPGVVLYLIAEKGMSAAEAQSLLYHECGLKGLSGISNDMRELQDSTDPRAAFAVDYFAYRIALNTGMLVAAMQGVDGFVFTAGIGENSAKIRAAIASRLAWLGVSLDEAANAENRSLISQPDGRVPVYVVPTDEELMIARHTLSLLVRAT; encoded by the coding sequence ATGGACACCATCCTCGTCGTCAACGCCGGCTCCTCTAGTGTCAAGTTCGAGATCTTTTCGGTCGAAGGTGAGGGTAGGTTGAGCCGGCAGATCAGGGGCCAGATGGACGGCATCGGCAGCCGTCCGCGGCTGCGGGCGAGCGGAGCGAAATGCGAGCCCGTGGCGGACCGCGCCTATCTGCTCGAAGCCGTTCCGGACGTGCCGGCTGCGATGGACCTCGCCGGCGAGTGGCTTCGCGACGAACTCCGCATCCGCCCGATTGCCGTGGGACATCGCGTGGTGCATGGGGGCCCGGATTATGACCAGCCGATGTTGATCGACCGCAGCGTGGTGGCCCGCCTGGAGCGCTTCTCCAATCTCGCCCCGCTACATCAGCCGCACAATTTGTCACCGATCCGCTCGATCCTCGCGAGTGATCCGACCCTACCGCAGGTTGCCTGCTTCGACACAGCTTTTCACCGTACACACGGTGCCCTTGCCGACCATTACGCGATTCCGCATCAGCTTCACGCCGAAGGCGTGCGCCGTTACGGTTTTCACGGCTTGTCATACGAATATATCGCGAGCACGCTGCCAAGCGTCGCACCTGATATCGCCAAACGCCGCGTGATCGTCGCCCATCTCGGCAGCGGCGCCTCGATGTGCGCCATCGATCAGGGCCGCAGTGTCGAAAGCACGATGGGATTTACCGCGCTTGACGGACTGCCGATGGGCACGCGCCCGGGGCAGCTGGATCCGGGCGTGGTGCTCTATCTGATCGCGGAAAAGGGTATGTCTGCAGCAGAAGCCCAAAGCCTGCTCTATCACGAATGCGGCCTTAAGGGGCTCTCCGGCATCAGCAACGATATGCGGGAGCTACAAGACAGCACGGATCCCCGAGCGGCCTTCGCCGTGGATTATTTCGCCTACCGCATCGCCCTCAATACCGGCATGCTGGTCGCAGCCATGCAGGGTGTGGATGGCTTTGTGTTCACGGCCGGCATCGGCGAGAACTCGGCGAAAATCCGGGCGGCGATCGCCAGCAGGCTCGCTTGGCTCGGGGTTTCCCTGGATGAGGCGGCAAATGCGGAAAACAGATCGTTGATCTCTCAACCGGACGGCCGTGTGCCGGTCTATGTCGTTCCGACCGATGAAGAACTGATGATTGCGCGCCACACCCTGTCGCTGCTGGTCCGAGCAACCTAG
- a CDS encoding HAD family hydrolase, with amino-acid sequence MDDLVFLFDVDNTLVDNDRIQQDLREHLEESYGRAARERYWTIFDELWAEFGYADYIGALERYRAEKLHDPTLLRMANWLLDYPFAERLYTGALDAVTHVRQWGLPVILSDGDAVFQARKIERSGLWKAFDNRVLIYIHKENELADVERLYPARHYILIDDKLRILDAVKSQWSERVTTVFPRQGHYAHDPEILARYRPADVTVAAIADLATLARETLVSS; translated from the coding sequence ATGGACGATCTGGTCTTCCTCTTCGACGTCGACAACACGCTCGTCGACAACGACCGGATCCAACAGGATCTGCGCGAGCATCTCGAGGAGAGCTACGGGCGCGCCGCGCGCGAGCGATATTGGACGATTTTCGACGAACTGTGGGCCGAGTTCGGTTACGCGGATTATATCGGTGCCCTCGAGCGCTACCGCGCAGAGAAGCTGCACGATCCGACGCTTCTGCGCATGGCGAACTGGCTGCTCGACTACCCCTTCGCCGAGCGCCTCTACACCGGCGCGCTCGACGCGGTTACACATGTTCGACAATGGGGTCTACCCGTAATCCTGTCGGACGGAGACGCGGTGTTCCAGGCGCGCAAGATCGAGCGCTCGGGCCTCTGGAAGGCGTTCGACAACCGGGTGCTGATCTATATTCACAAGGAGAACGAGCTTGCCGACGTCGAACGGCTCTATCCTGCGAGACATTATATACTTATCGACGACAAGCTGCGCATCCTTGATGCGGTGAAGTCGCAATGGAGCGAGCGCGTGACGACAGTGTTTCCGCGCCAAGGCCATTACGCGCACGACCCGGAGATCCTGGCAAGATACCGGCCGGCGGATGTAACCGTCGCGGCGATTGCTGATCTTGCGACGCTCGCACGTGAGACGCTGGTGAGCAGTTAG